The following proteins come from a genomic window of Pseudomonas cichorii:
- a CDS encoding non-ribosomal peptide synthetase produces MNDKVKALSRNIEAIYPLAPMQQGLLFHSLLHPGKGMYLLQYRHVMVMPDLDLEAFRQAWAQVVERHELLRTSFVWKQQKRPMQVVHKQVELPITYEDWSHLSEGEQQDRLEQLLSEERAQGLDFTKAPLMRVRLYKIAPDTYQFVRSYHHILMDAWCFSIIMMDFLNGYRAAQKGRRLNLPAPRPYRDFIRWLETQKPEDHQDFWQQRLAGFDTPNEFGFGHVGRIQDAAEPVEDCVEHLTLEQTQSLQNTAARHGITLNTLVQGAWALLLARYSGDRDLVFGITVAGRPVHLQGMESIVGLFINSLPLRWSWQPDDALGPWLKALQTENLSLREHESVSLAEIQRWSEVQRQDLFQSLFVFENAPIASDLRQSQLDYLISDMANRTHTNYPVTVVIVPGERLHLQLTYQTDWFLREEIEQMLRHFRALLLNMGEALSAKPETPLHHLAMLDEREIALQHQVWAGGGLAADEQLLQPLYIERLQQQVRQTPDRVAIVHGEQSLTFDQLNRAANRLARHLRAVGVKSDDLIAVFDERGLDLVVMIVATLKAGAGWLPLDPRNPPQRLAQVLRQSRTPLLIHSAGQGELAMEAVELLEQPLKSVLYDTSVLSRYSDDDLNIPVHDSSLAYCIFTSGSTGTPKGAMVAHAGMLNNILGKLPGLGLDAHDVIAQTAPQCFDISVWQTLAGMVLGARTVILGDCVVQNPDDLASAIERHGISILEAVPSLMQSLLDAGLDRSRLRWVLATGEALPPALARRWFERYPAIPLMNAYGPAECSDDVAFHPLRERLPEQRINVPIGRATLNNRLYLLNADLQPIPAGAVGEIFVAGVGVGRGYMADPARTAAVFLPDPIANDGSRIYRTGDLARFLPNGDLEYVGRTDHQVKIRGHRIELDEIEACLTRYPGVREAVVVARDDQQRSKVLVAYVVADTPPGIEALREHVFGNLPPYMTPSAFMFLERFPLNGNGKIDRKSLPAPDFAAQSQARYVAPSSELQGQMVEAWQSVLGLDQVGVEDNFFELGGHSLLATQLIGLIGKLSGKDLPLRVVFERPTIAAMADWLENRTDTAKSSPTLLPRPEKLPLSFAQQRLWFLQQLDPQSPAYNLAGAVRLTGDLHIADLQAALQTLLDRHEVLRTGFISEPEGPSQVILARTELELPLIDVDSEETLHDLLRQDAMTPFDLEAAPLLRARLYRLAPEAFVLSLNCHHIVADGWSLQLIIDGLCKQYRNLRQGLTEEAPAVSMQYADYALWQHQWMSSKACEQELSFWRGQLAGELPVLELAADFPRPAQASQNGGRVEQRLPEALTARLRAFSARHGWSNFVPMLAAFQLLLRSRSGEDDIIVGVPAANRHHAALQPLVGCFVNTLVYRKKLSGERSLLQLMSELQALSVSVQSHQDLPFDYLIEQLGVARQVSYNPLFQVMFNYFPGNALERFELTDVIAEPLDNRPDSALCDLHLDVRDSEHGISLSLQYSSDLFREQTVQIMAGQYLALLDALLDQPEKALGELVWQPVERALARLDGPEVDGHQDILQAFELQVARQPDAIAVLSGNQRLTYAELNQAAERLAAVLQAHGVGIEDCVAFSLPRDARLPMTMLAILKTGAAYVPLAEDTPPERGRYILDAAQPRLCLGTAASLEALAEWNSGVPLLDIDALNSTETLRTPAWTADQLAYVLYTSGSTGKPKGVAISRGNLMNLMLAVGHVLPLTSQDRVLALTTATFDIAIVELLLPLAHGASILLADREQARDPQAIDQLLLASQPTVMQATPATWRMLVSHTSRSWQGVRAISGGEALPCALAEAIEGRGARVINGYGPTEATVYSTFEIRNGSETGVEVPIGQPVANTAAYVLDADLQPVAAGVPGELYLAGANLGRGYFAAPRLTAAAFLPDPFVAGARMYRTGDRVRRNSNGSLDYLGRLDFQVKLRGFRIELGEIEALLARIPGIREAAVVLSGNGEAARLVGYYAGDAQDETWLRETLGAQLPDYMLPGQFVHLDTLPLSPSGKVDRKALPEPLQRDGQRGVLSGEWEQELARLWEELLGSSDIGAEDNFFALGGHSLLAARLVARIAEQHGRRLPLRTLFEHPVLRDLAAQLATTRVESDGILRPFKEPLAPLHFTQQRLWFLDRLQGDTQAYHLSLALRLEAVLQPAVLEQALTQLISRQHSLRTVFSDTAEGARQRVEDQAAVQVSVEPLEVDEHSPAFAQTLSQEAQRAFDLTASPLFRVRVYQGQGRSVLQVTLHHIIADARSLEIFFNELQLIYQAILEGRNACLPQLPLQFADIAASWQGPAGQALIESQLEYWRKTLAGEPPVLNLPTDLPRPAEQGYNGQRLRFSLPATLVGQLRETAQSHGLTAFAPLLAAWKTLLARHSGQREIWIGLPVAHRHQAHTDNLIGYFATTQVLRSSIDPLQSVEQFWQQLQATHLAAQQHGDVPFERLVEALQVRRDLSHTPLFQALFNLIQRDVSASLEHNFAGVPVQRLNVESDSALVDIGLHIEQHGEDWQCVLEYNTDLFLPRTAQRYADEYRNLLEGMLKQPEARLWDIDLANDDHALDERPWNLPAQAPQREVDLIARFERQVELTPGALAVDCQDQQWTYGQLNARSNRLAHWLRAQGVGTDDLIAVCLTRGPWLLPTLLAIHKAGAAYLPLDPQHPADRLRFIIEHARPVRVLGESLSAEALNGVDKVLLDQLVLDDYSAENLVLPVNPQQRAYVIYTSGSTGTPKGVQVTRDNLSNLLAGLDQQLPLGADDVWLASTTYAFDMCKPELFLPLVNGAAILLARREQVVDGHQLFALLRRATVFQATPAGWQILLETGQADWPPVRGLIGGEAVPGELVTELRSRGVTLINAYGPTETTVWSTTQALQEVPNGVADIGSPLLNTRCYVLDEMLRPVPLGTTGELYIAGSGVTRGYQHAAAITAAAYLPDPYASEPGSRMYRTGDLVRRRNDGRLAYVGRSDFQVKVRGFRIEPGEIESLLRRYPGVEEAVVMIDARSQSLFAWLQTPSPVDQAALRRHLEGVLPGYMIPAGFIEQPRFALNANGKIDRKSLPAPQPVATQGVAPRNELEQQLAEIWQELLEVPQVGVFTSFFELGGHSLLAMRLMTRVENRFGIKIELRSLFHNPTIAALAEQIEKPQGPSTDEALDEMQRLLSEMEE; encoded by the coding sequence ATGAACGACAAGGTCAAAGCACTTTCGCGCAATATCGAAGCGATTTACCCGTTGGCTCCCATGCAGCAAGGATTGCTGTTCCACAGCCTGCTGCACCCCGGCAAGGGGATGTACCTGCTGCAATATCGCCATGTCATGGTCATGCCCGACCTCGATCTGGAAGCTTTCCGCCAGGCCTGGGCGCAGGTGGTGGAGCGTCACGAGTTGCTGCGCACGTCTTTCGTCTGGAAGCAGCAAAAGCGTCCGATGCAGGTGGTACACAAGCAGGTAGAACTGCCGATCACCTATGAAGACTGGTCGCACCTGAGTGAAGGCGAGCAACAGGACCGTCTTGAACAACTGCTGAGCGAAGAGCGTGCCCAGGGGCTGGACTTTACCAAGGCGCCCTTGATGCGGGTCAGGCTGTACAAGATTGCACCCGACACCTATCAGTTCGTGCGCAGCTATCACCATATCCTGATGGATGCCTGGTGCTTCTCGATCATCATGATGGACTTCCTCAACGGCTACCGCGCCGCCCAGAAAGGTCGCCGCCTGAACCTGCCGGCACCGCGTCCGTACCGCGATTTCATTCGCTGGCTGGAAACCCAGAAACCGGAAGACCATCAGGACTTCTGGCAGCAACGCCTGGCCGGTTTCGATACGCCCAACGAGTTTGGTTTTGGCCATGTGGGGCGTATCCAGGATGCCGCCGAGCCCGTCGAAGACTGCGTCGAGCATCTGACCCTCGAACAGACCCAAAGCCTGCAAAACACCGCCGCCCGCCACGGCATCACCCTCAACACCCTGGTGCAGGGCGCCTGGGCTTTGTTGCTGGCGCGCTACAGCGGTGATCGCGACCTGGTGTTCGGTATCACCGTGGCCGGGCGTCCGGTTCACTTGCAAGGTATGGAAAGCATTGTCGGCCTGTTTATCAATAGCTTGCCGCTGCGCTGGAGCTGGCAGCCGGACGATGCGCTGGGCCCATGGCTAAAAGCCTTGCAGACCGAGAACCTGAGCCTGCGGGAACACGAAAGCGTTTCCCTGGCCGAAATCCAGCGCTGGAGTGAAGTGCAGCGTCAGGATCTGTTCCAGAGCCTGTTCGTGTTCGAGAACGCGCCGATTGCTTCCGACCTGCGTCAGAGCCAGTTGGATTACCTCATCAGCGACATGGCCAACCGCACGCACACCAACTACCCCGTGACGGTGGTGATCGTTCCGGGCGAACGTCTGCATTTGCAACTGACCTATCAGACCGACTGGTTCCTGCGCGAAGAAATCGAACAGATGCTGCGCCACTTCCGTGCCTTGCTGCTGAATATGGGCGAAGCACTGAGCGCGAAACCCGAAACGCCTTTGCATCATCTGGCCATGCTCGATGAGCGCGAAATTGCCCTCCAGCATCAGGTCTGGGCCGGGGGTGGTCTGGCCGCCGATGAGCAACTGCTGCAACCCTTGTACATCGAGCGCTTGCAGCAACAGGTTCGCCAGACGCCTGATCGCGTGGCCATTGTGCATGGCGAGCAGAGCCTGACCTTTGATCAGTTGAACCGCGCCGCCAACCGTCTGGCCCGGCACCTGCGGGCCGTGGGTGTCAAATCCGACGACTTGATCGCAGTGTTCGACGAGCGTGGCCTGGATCTGGTAGTGATGATCGTCGCCACCCTCAAGGCCGGTGCAGGCTGGCTGCCGCTCGATCCGCGCAACCCGCCACAGCGTCTGGCCCAGGTGCTGCGCCAGAGCCGTACGCCTTTGCTGATCCATAGCGCAGGGCAGGGCGAGTTGGCGATGGAGGCCGTGGAGCTTCTGGAGCAGCCACTCAAGTCGGTGCTCTACGACACGTCGGTATTGAGCCGTTACAGCGATGACGACCTGAATATTCCGGTGCACGACAGCTCGCTGGCCTATTGCATCTTCACGTCCGGCTCCACCGGTACGCCCAAGGGCGCGATGGTGGCCCACGCGGGCATGCTCAACAACATTCTCGGCAAACTGCCGGGGCTTGGGCTCGATGCCCATGACGTGATTGCCCAGACCGCGCCGCAATGTTTCGACATCTCCGTCTGGCAAACCCTGGCCGGTATGGTGCTGGGTGCGCGTACCGTGATTCTTGGCGATTGCGTGGTGCAGAACCCCGACGATCTGGCGTCAGCCATTGAGCGGCATGGCATCAGCATTCTTGAAGCGGTGCCGTCGCTGATGCAGAGCCTGCTCGATGCAGGCCTGGACCGGTCGCGTCTGCGCTGGGTACTGGCCACCGGCGAAGCGCTGCCGCCAGCGCTGGCGCGGCGCTGGTTCGAGCGTTATCCCGCGATTCCGCTGATGAACGCCTATGGCCCGGCCGAATGCTCCGATGACGTGGCGTTCCATCCGTTGCGTGAGCGCTTGCCAGAGCAACGCATCAACGTGCCCATTGGCCGTGCCACACTCAACAATCGTCTTTACCTGCTCAATGCCGACCTGCAGCCCATTCCTGCCGGTGCGGTCGGAGAAATCTTCGTTGCCGGTGTGGGTGTCGGTCGCGGTTACATGGCCGACCCGGCGCGCACGGCGGCAGTGTTCCTGCCGGACCCGATTGCCAACGATGGCAGCCGTATCTACCGCACGGGCGACCTGGCGCGCTTCCTGCCCAATGGCGATCTGGAATACGTCGGGCGTACCGACCATCAGGTCAAGATCCGTGGCCATCGTATCGAGCTGGACGAAATCGAAGCCTGCCTGACCCGTTACCCTGGCGTCCGGGAAGCGGTGGTGGTGGCCCGCGATGACCAGCAGCGCTCCAAGGTGCTGGTGGCCTATGTGGTAGCCGATACCCCGCCGGGCATCGAAGCTTTGCGCGAGCATGTGTTCGGTAATCTGCCGCCGTACATGACGCCCAGTGCATTCATGTTCCTGGAGCGCTTCCCGCTCAATGGCAATGGCAAGATCGACCGCAAATCCTTGCCCGCGCCGGATTTTGCCGCGCAAAGCCAGGCCCGTTATGTGGCGCCAAGCAGCGAGCTGCAAGGCCAGATGGTCGAAGCCTGGCAAAGCGTGCTGGGGCTCGATCAGGTCGGCGTCGAAGACAACTTCTTCGAGCTGGGCGGCCATTCACTGCTGGCCACGCAACTGATCGGCCTGATCGGCAAACTCAGCGGTAAAGATCTGCCGCTGCGCGTGGTCTTCGAGCGCCCAACCATCGCCGCCATGGCCGACTGGCTGGAAAACCGCACCGATACCGCCAAGTCGTCGCCGACGCTCTTGCCGCGTCCTGAAAAACTGCCGCTGTCGTTTGCCCAGCAACGGCTCTGGTTCCTGCAACAGCTTGACCCGCAAAGCCCGGCCTACAACCTGGCCGGTGCAGTGCGGCTGACCGGTGATCTGCATATCGCTGACCTGCAAGCCGCCTTGCAGACCTTGCTCGACCGCCATGAAGTGCTGCGCACCGGGTTCATCAGCGAGCCTGAAGGCCCGAGCCAGGTGATTCTGGCCCGCACCGAGCTTGAGCTGCCATTGATCGACGTAGACAGCGAAGAAACACTGCACGACCTGCTGCGCCAGGATGCAATGACGCCGTTCGATCTGGAAGCCGCACCTTTGTTGCGCGCCAGGCTGTATCGTCTGGCACCCGAAGCGTTTGTCCTGTCACTGAACTGCCATCACATTGTTGCCGATGGCTGGTCTCTACAACTGATTATCGATGGTTTGTGCAAGCAGTACCGCAATCTTCGTCAGGGCCTGACCGAAGAGGCCCCGGCCGTATCGATGCAATACGCCGATTACGCCCTGTGGCAGCATCAATGGATGAGCAGCAAGGCCTGCGAACAGGAACTGAGCTTCTGGCGCGGGCAACTGGCCGGTGAGTTGCCGGTGCTGGAACTGGCGGCCGATTTCCCGCGTCCCGCCCAGGCCAGCCAGAACGGCGGTCGCGTCGAGCAGCGCCTGCCTGAAGCCTTGACCGCACGCTTGCGGGCCTTCAGTGCCCGTCACGGCTGGAGCAATTTTGTCCCGATGCTGGCTGCATTCCAGTTGCTGTTGCGCAGCCGCAGCGGTGAGGACGACATCATTGTCGGGGTGCCGGCTGCCAACCGGCATCATGCGGCGTTGCAGCCTCTGGTCGGCTGCTTCGTCAATACGCTGGTGTATCGCAAGAAACTGTCCGGCGAGCGCAGCCTGTTGCAATTGATGAGCGAGTTGCAGGCGTTGTCGGTGTCGGTGCAGTCCCATCAGGATTTGCCGTTCGATTACCTGATCGAGCAACTCGGAGTGGCGCGGCAAGTCAGTTATAACCCGCTGTTCCAGGTCATGTTCAACTACTTCCCCGGCAATGCGCTGGAGCGTTTCGAGCTGACCGATGTCATCGCCGAGCCACTGGACAACCGTCCGGACAGCGCCTTGTGCGACCTGCACCTGGATGTGCGTGACAGCGAACATGGCATCAGCCTGAGCCTGCAATACAGCAGCGACCTGTTCCGCGAACAGACCGTACAGATCATGGCCGGTCAATACCTGGCATTGCTGGATGCCTTGCTCGACCAACCGGAAAAAGCCTTGGGGGAACTGGTCTGGCAACCTGTCGAACGTGCCTTGGCACGGCTTGATGGCCCTGAAGTCGATGGCCATCAGGACATTCTCCAGGCCTTTGAGCTTCAGGTTGCCCGTCAACCCGACGCCATTGCCGTCCTGTCAGGCAATCAGCGCCTTACCTATGCCGAACTGAATCAGGCTGCCGAACGACTGGCAGCAGTGTTGCAGGCCCATGGTGTCGGTATCGAAGATTGTGTGGCATTCAGCTTGCCCCGCGATGCCCGTCTGCCTATGACCATGCTGGCCATCCTCAAGACTGGCGCAGCCTATGTGCCGCTGGCCGAAGACACGCCACCGGAACGTGGTCGTTACATTCTGGACGCTGCGCAACCCCGCCTATGCCTGGGCACTGCCGCGAGCCTGGAAGCGTTGGCTGAGTGGAACAGCGGCGTGCCGTTGCTGGATATCGACGCTCTGAACTCGACCGAAACACTCCGGACACCGGCATGGACGGCGGATCAACTTGCCTACGTGCTGTACACCTCCGGCTCCACCGGCAAGCCCAAAGGCGTGGCGATCAGCCGTGGCAACCTGATGAACCTGATGCTGGCTGTCGGGCACGTCCTGCCGCTGACCAGCCAGGACCGGGTCCTGGCCTTGACCACCGCGACTTTCGATATTGCCATTGTCGAACTGCTGCTGCCCCTGGCCCATGGCGCAAGCATTCTGCTGGCTGATCGTGAACAGGCCCGGGACCCGCAGGCCATCGATCAACTGCTGCTGGCTTCGCAACCGACCGTCATGCAAGCCACGCCAGCGACCTGGCGGATGCTGGTGTCTCATACCTCGCGCAGTTGGCAGGGTGTGCGGGCCATTTCCGGTGGCGAAGCCTTGCCCTGTGCGCTGGCCGAAGCCATCGAGGGCAGGGGAGCCAGGGTCATCAACGGTTACGGGCCGACAGAAGCAACGGTCTACAGCACCTTCGAGATCCGCAATGGCAGTGAGACTGGCGTGGAAGTGCCCATCGGGCAGCCTGTGGCCAATACCGCTGCCTATGTGCTGGATGCCGACCTGCAACCTGTGGCCGCAGGTGTTCCCGGTGAACTGTATCTGGCCGGTGCCAACCTGGGCCGTGGCTACTTCGCCGCGCCAAGACTGACCGCAGCGGCGTTCCTGCCGGATCCGTTCGTGGCCGGTGCCCGCATGTATCGCACCGGTGACCGGGTACGCCGCAACAGCAATGGCAGCCTGGATTACCTGGGGCGTCTGGACTTCCAGGTCAAACTGCGCGGTTTCCGTATCGAACTGGGGGAAATCGAAGCATTACTGGCGCGCATTCCCGGTATTCGCGAGGCGGCTGTCGTGCTGTCGGGCAACGGTGAAGCGGCGCGGCTGGTGGGTTATTACGCGGGCGATGCGCAGGATGAAACGTGGCTGCGCGAAACCCTTGGCGCACAACTGCCGGACTACATGCTGCCAGGCCAGTTTGTGCATCTGGACACCTTGCCGTTGAGCCCGAGTGGCAAGGTTGATCGCAAGGCGTTGCCGGAACCGCTCCAGCGCGACGGCCAGCGCGGTGTGCTTTCCGGCGAGTGGGAGCAGGAACTGGCGCGGCTCTGGGAGGAACTGTTGGGCAGCAGCGACATTGGTGCCGAGGATAATTTCTTCGCCTTGGGTGGCCATTCGCTGCTGGCGGCGCGTCTGGTGGCGCGTATTGCCGAACAGCATGGTCGACGCCTGCCATTGCGTACGCTGTTCGAGCACCCGGTCCTGCGGGATCTGGCTGCGCAACTGGCGACGACCCGTGTGGAGTCCGACGGCATCCTGCGTCCTTTCAAGGAGCCTTTGGCACCGCTGCATTTCACCCAGCAGCGTCTGTGGTTCCTGGATCGTTTGCAAGGCGATACCCAGGCTTATCATCTGTCTCTGGCCTTGCGTCTGGAGGCGGTTCTGCAACCGGCAGTGCTGGAGCAGGCCCTGACTCAACTGATCAGCCGTCAGCACAGCCTGCGCACGGTATTCAGCGACACCGCCGAAGGCGCACGCCAGCGTGTCGAGGATCAGGCAGCGGTGCAGGTGAGCGTCGAGCCGCTGGAAGTCGATGAGCATTCCCCGGCTTTCGCACAGACACTCAGCCAGGAAGCACAGCGCGCCTTCGATCTCACGGCCTCGCCGCTGTTCAGGGTCCGTGTGTATCAAGGTCAAGGCCGAAGCGTGTTGCAGGTCACCCTGCATCACATCATCGCTGACGCCCGTTCGCTGGAGATTTTCTTCAATGAACTGCAACTGATCTATCAGGCCATTCTGGAAGGCCGCAACGCTTGCCTGCCGCAACTGCCCTTGCAATTCGCCGACATTGCGGCCAGTTGGCAAGGCCCGGCCGGGCAGGCGCTGATCGAGTCGCAGCTTGAATACTGGCGCAAGACCCTGGCAGGCGAACCGCCGGTGCTGAACCTGCCGACCGACTTGCCACGCCCGGCGGAGCAAGGCTACAACGGCCAGCGCTTGCGCTTCAGCTTGCCCGCCACGTTGGTCGGTCAGTTGCGGGAAACCGCTCAAAGTCATGGCCTGACGGCGTTCGCCCCCTTGCTGGCGGCCTGGAAAACCCTGCTGGCCAGACACTCCGGCCAGCGTGAAATCTGGATCGGTCTGCCGGTCGCTCATCGCCATCAAGCCCATACCGATAACCTGATCGGCTATTTCGCCACCACTCAGGTCTTGCGCAGCAGCATTGATCCGCTGCAATCGGTCGAGCAGTTCTGGCAGCAACTGCAAGCCACACACCTGGCGGCGCAACAGCATGGCGACGTGCCGTTCGAGCGTTTGGTGGAAGCCCTGCAAGTGCGCCGCGACCTGAGCCATACGCCGCTGTTCCAGGCACTGTTCAACCTGATCCAGCGCGATGTCAGCGCATCGCTGGAACACAACTTTGCCGGCGTGCCGGTACAGCGCCTGAATGTCGAAAGCGACAGCGCACTGGTGGATATCGGTCTGCATATCGAGCAGCACGGTGAGGACTGGCAGTGCGTGCTGGAGTACAACACCGACCTGTTCCTGCCACGTACTGCGCAACGCTATGCCGACGAATACCGCAATCTGCTCGAAGGCATGCTGAAACAGCCTGAAGCACGTCTGTGGGATATCGATCTGGCCAATGATGATCACGCACTGGACGAGCGCCCATGGAACCTGCCAGCCCAGGCCCCGCAGCGCGAAGTGGACCTGATTGCCCGTTTCGAGCGGCAAGTGGAGCTGACACCTGGTGCGCTGGCTGTTGATTGCCAGGACCAGCAATGGACCTATGGACAACTCAATGCCCGTAGCAACCGCCTGGCCCATTGGCTGCGCGCTCAGGGTGTCGGCACCGATGACCTGATTGCCGTCTGCCTGACGCGCGGCCCGTGGCTGTTGCCAACCCTGTTGGCCATTCACAAGGCCGGGGCGGCGTACTTGCCACTGGACCCGCAACATCCGGCAGACCGCCTGCGTTTCATCATCGAACATGCGCGTCCGGTACGGGTGCTTGGCGAGAGTCTGAGTGCCGAGGCCTTGAACGGCGTCGATAAGGTTCTGCTCGATCAACTGGTGCTGGATGACTACAGCGCCGAGAATCTGGTGTTGCCGGTGAATCCGCAACAACGGGCCTATGTCATCTACACCTCGGGTTCGACCGGTACACCGAAAGGCGTTCAGGTTACCCGCGATAACCTGAGCAATCTGCTGGCCGGTCTCGACCAACAATTGCCATTGGGCGCTGACGATGTCTGGCTGGCCAGCACCACCTACGCCTTCGATATGTGCAAGCCGGAGCTGTTTCTGCCGCTGGTCAATGGCGCCGCCATACTGCTTGCGCGTCGTGAGCAGGTTGTCGATGGCCACCAACTGTTTGCCTTGCTGCGCCGCGCCACAGTGTTCCAGGCAACACCGGCAGGCTGGCAGATTCTGCTGGAAACCGGGCAGGCCGACTGGCCTCCTGTACGCGGCCTGATCGGTGGCGAAGCGGTGCCTGGAGAACTGGTGACCGAGCTGCGCAGCCGGGGCGTGACGCTGATCAACGCCTATGGCCCGACGGAAACCACCGTCTGGTCGACCACTCAGGCATTGCAGGAGGTGCCGAACGGTGTGGCCGATATTGGCTCGCCGTTGCTCAACACCCGCTGCTATGTCCTCGACGAAATGCTGCGCCCGGTGCCACTGGGCACCACCGGTGAGCTGTATATCGCAGGTTCCGGTGTGACCCGTGGCTATCAGCATGCTGCTGCGATCACGGCTGCGGCCTATCTGCCCGATCCTTATGCCAGCGAGCCTGGTAGCCGCATGTATCGCACCGGCGATCTGGTGCGCCGCCGCAATGATGGTCGGCTGGCCTACGTGGGGCGCAGTGACTTCCAGGTCAAGGTGCGGGGTTTCCGCATCGAGCCGGGCGAGATCGAATCGCTGCTGCGCCGCTACCCTGGCGTGGAAGAAGCCGTGGTGATGATCGATGCGCGCAGTCAGAGCCTGTTCGCCTGGCTGCAAACGCCGAGCCCGGTGGATCAGGCGGCACTACGTCGCCATCTGGAAGGTGTATTGCCGGGCTACATGATCCCCGCCGGTTTCATCGAACAGCCGCGCTTTGCCCTGAACGCCAACGGCAAGATCGACCGCAAGAGCCTGCCTGCGCCGCAACCGGTCGCGACTCAGGGAGTGGCGCCGCGCAACGAACTGGAACAGCAACTGGCCGAAATCTGGCAGGAACTGCTCGAAGTGCCGCAAGTTGGCGTATTCACCAGCTTCTTTGAGCTGGGCGGCCACTCATTGCTGGCGATGCGCTTGATGACCCGGGTCGAGAACCGATTCGGCATCAAGATCGAACTGCGCAGCCTGTTTCACAACCCGACGATTGCTGCGCTTGCCGAGCAGATCGAAAAACCCCAAGGGCCTTCCACGGATGAAGCCCTGGACGAAATGCAGCGTCTGCTATCAGAGATGGAAGAATAA